Genomic DNA from Roseburia intestinalis L1-82:
GTGGCAAAGGAGATTGAGAAAGTCTTTTACGGAGAACTGCCGATTCAGATCGGATACTGTAATGGACACAATGTGCTTTTAAATGCAGTGGAATATCACCGCAGCTCAGAGATCAATCTTGCGGCAACCGATGCGGTCTTAATATTAGGTTCAGAGGCGGATGTGACCGATGATTTTACCTATGAGACATCGAAAATGGAAGCATTCCGCATCCCGGCAGGAACAGCCGTGGAGGTGTATGCGACCACACTGCATTATGCACCATGTCATGTGGACGATGCAGGATTCCAGGTGGCAGTCATTCTGCCGAAGGGCACCAATTATCCGTTGGATGAGGCACACGCCGGCGGGGAGGATGCACTTCTTACAGCAAAGAATAAATGGCTGATCGGTCATGCCGAGGGCGGGCTGCCGGAGGGAAGCCATATCGGACTCATCGGCAAAAATTTAAATGTCAGAGAATAAATTTTTATAGAAAAAATGAAGTATGTACAGAAAAAAAGAAAGCGGAGGAAAACAAAATGAATAACATTCCAGAAGTAAAAGTTGGTATCGTGGCAGTCAGCCGTGACTGCTTCCCGGAGTCATTATCTGTAAACAGAAGAGAGGCATTGGTAAAGGCCTACACAGATAAATACGGTGCAGCAGATATCTATGAGTGCCCGATCTGTATCGTGGAGAGCGAGATCCACATGGTACAGGCATTAGAGGACATCAAGAAAGCAGGATGTAACGCACTCTGCGTATATCTTGGCAATTTTGGACCGGAGATCTCCGAGACACTGCTTGCAAAACATTTCGAGGGACCGAAGATGTTTGTTGCAGCAGCGGAGGAGACACAGGACAACCTGATCCAGGGACGTGGTGATGCATACTGTGGTATGTTAAATGCAAGCTACAACTTAAAATTAAGAAATGTACATGCATATATTCCGGAATATCCGGTAGGTGACGCAGCAGACTGTGCAGATATGATCCATGATTTCCTGCCGATTGCAAGAACTGTTATTGGATTATCCGAGTTAAAGATCATTTCTTTCGGACCAAGACCGTTAAACTTCCTTGCATGTAATGCTCCGATCCAGCAGTTATACAACCTTGGTGTTGAGATCGAGGAGAACTCTGAACTGGATTTGTTTGAGGCATTCAACAAACATGCAGGAGATGCGCGTATCCCTGAAGTAGTTGCAGATATGGAAAAAGAGCTTGGCGCCGGAAATAAAAAACCGGAGATCCTTGCAAAACTTGCACAGTATGAATTGACACTGACTGACTGGGTAGAAGAGCACAGAGGTTACCGCAAATATGTAGCCATCGCCGGAAAATGCTGGCCAGCATTCCAGACACAGTTTGGATTTGTACCATGCTATGTAAACAGCCGTCTGACCGGACGCGGAATCCCGGTTTCCTGTGAGGTTGATATCTACGGAA
This window encodes:
- a CDS encoding L-fucose/L-arabinose isomerase family protein, coding for MNNIPEVKVGIVAVSRDCFPESLSVNRREALVKAYTDKYGAADIYECPICIVESEIHMVQALEDIKKAGCNALCVYLGNFGPEISETLLAKHFEGPKMFVAAAEETQDNLIQGRGDAYCGMLNASYNLKLRNVHAYIPEYPVGDAADCADMIHDFLPIARTVIGLSELKIISFGPRPLNFLACNAPIQQLYNLGVEIEENSELDLFEAFNKHAGDARIPEVVADMEKELGAGNKKPEILAKLAQYELTLTDWVEEHRGYRKYVAIAGKCWPAFQTQFGFVPCYVNSRLTGRGIPVSCEVDIYGTLSEFIGTCVSQDAVTLLDINNSVPKDMYEESIKGKFDYKHTDTFMGFHCGNTCSKKLASCEMKYQMIMARSLPVEVTNGTLEGDIAPGDITFYRLQSTSDNKIRAYVAQGEVLPVATRSFGSIGVFAIPEMGRFYRHVLIEKNYPHHGAVAFGHYGKALFEVFKYLGVPMEDINYNQPASLPYPTENPFA
- a CDS encoding DUF4867 family protein yields the protein MQIYEVTDARFRKYGKVIRNIDFSALTEAMKKTPVPSDVVYEPSIAELEALPVAKEIEKVFYGELPIQIGYCNGHNVLLNAVEYHRSSEINLAATDAVLILGSEADVTDDFTYETSKMEAFRIPAGTAVEVYATTLHYAPCHVDDAGFQVAVILPKGTNYPLDEAHAGGEDALLTAKNKWLIGHAEGGLPEGSHIGLIGKNLNVRE